One Ricinus communis isolate WT05 ecotype wild-type chromosome 2, ASM1957865v1, whole genome shotgun sequence DNA segment encodes these proteins:
- the LOC125369329 gene encoding uncharacterized protein LOC125369329, with the protein MKFVSSTDNRFQQTDSALRNQQASIQNLETQIGQISRMLVERQPGTLPSTTESNPREHVNIIMLQSDSSREVEATKAKEEANEISLRKYQPKIMYPARLKQAQVEQQFGEFLDIFKQLHVNLPFVKVISEMSGYAKFLKEILSNKRKFEDLACVTLNEECSTIFQNNLPEKRHYTGSFTIPYVIGNLFVNDALADLGASINVMPYNLFVKLGLGETKPTRMSIQLTDRYVKYPRGIIENVLIKVNKFIFPVDFVILDMDDESSVPLILGRPFLATSRAMIDVCDGKLKLRVGDETVTFDLHNSISQSLDHNNIMYMELLVEDPLQVTLPRGDKHELICVQKLRPSLEEPLVLNLKELPQRLDYAHVDEDNGLHVTPVADLTLEVREMTLPS; encoded by the exons atgaagtttgtgtccTCTACTGACAATAGGTTCCAGCAGACGGATAGTGCACTTAGAAATCAGCAGGCCTCCATCCAGAATTTGGAGACTCAAATAGGTCAGATTTCTAGGATGTTGGTTGAGAGGCAGCCAGGGACTCTGCCTAGCACTACAGAGTCCAATCCGAGGGAGCATGTGAACATAATCATGTTGCAGTCAG ATTCAAGCAGGGAAGTTGAAGCTACCAAGGCGAAGGAAGAGGCAAATGAGATTTCACTGAGGAAATACCAACCCAAAATTATGTACCCTGCTAGATTAAAGCAAGCGCAAGTCGAGCAGCAGTTTGGTGAATTTCTGGATATTTTTAAACAACTGCATGtaaacttaccttttgttaAAGTTATTTCGGAGATGTCTGGgtatgcaaagttcttaaaggagattctTAGCAATAAAAGGAAGTTTGAGGACTTGGCGTGTGTGACACTAAACGAGGAATGTTCGACGATTTTCCAGAACAACTTACCCGAAAAGCGACATTAtacagggagttttactattccttaTGTTATAGGTAACTTATTTGTTAATGATGCtttagctgatttgggggctagcattAATGTAATGCCGTACAACCTATTTGTAAAGTTAGGGCTGGGAGAAACcaaacccactaggatgagtaTACAATTAACTGATAGATATGTTAAGTATCCTAGGGGTATTATAGAGAATGTgcttataaaagtaaataaatttatattccCTGTCGATTTTGTGATCTTAGACATGGACGATGAGAGCAGTGTACCTTTAATTCTAGGAAGACCTtttcttgcaacatctagAGCAATgatagatgtttgtgatgggAAGTTAAAACTTAGGGTAGGGGATGAGACTGTCACCTTTGACTTACATAATTCCATAAGCCAGTCTTTAgatcataataatattatgtaTATG GAATTATTAGTTGAAGACCCCTTACAAGTCACTTTGCCAAGAGGAGATAAGCATGAACT GATATGTGTGCAGAAGTTGAGGCCATCACTTGAGGAACCATTGGTCCTCAATTTAAAAGAGCTTCCACAGCGTCTTGACTATGCGCATGTGGATGAGGATAACGGGCTGCATGTCACTCCAGTAGCAGACTTGACACTCGAGGTGAGGGAAATGACATTACCCTCTTGA